In one Diceros bicornis minor isolate mBicDic1 chromosome 2, mDicBic1.mat.cur, whole genome shotgun sequence genomic region, the following are encoded:
- the LOC131419940 gene encoding nuclear pore membrane glycoprotein 210-like, whose amino-acid sequence MSLEHNSPLSLLCLHTRVFPPFRLIPRKVTLITGAMMQITSEGGPQPQSNILFSISNESVAVVKSAGLVRGLAFDNGTVSGVVQAVGTETGKLVTVSQVTGLGSIADRCLLNPPQTVGPLVMRHTGELASCDGEDALFTGFGFCS is encoded by the exons ATGAGCTTGGAACACAACAGTCCCCTTTCTCTTTTGTGTCTCCACACCCGGGTCTTTCCCCCGTTTAGGTTGATACCCAGGAAGGTGACGCTGATCACTGGGGCAATGATGCAG ATCACCTCCGAGGGCGGCCCCCAACCTCAGTCCAACATCCTGTTCTCCATCAGCAATGAGAGTGTTGCGGTGGTGAAGAGTGCCGGGCTGGTTCGGGGGCTTGCCTTCGACAACGGCACTGTGTCAGGGGTCGTGCAGGCCGTGGGCACTGAGACCGGCAAGCTCGTCACCGTGTCTCAGGTAACAGGCTTGGGCTCCATCGCGGACAGGTGCCTTCTGAATCCGCCCCAGACAGTGGGCCCTCTAGTGATGAGGCACACTGGCGAGTTGGCCAGCTGTGATGGGGAGGATGCCCTGTTTACGGGGTTTGGGTTCTGCTCCTGA